Proteins from one Flavobacterium sp. N2038 genomic window:
- the pruA gene encoding L-glutamate gamma-semialdehyde dehydrogenase, protein MLKGFFHVPKAVNEPVKSYAPNSPEKAAVQAAYTTMWNSQVDVPLHIGSEEIRTGNTRNITAPHDHKHVVGKYHLAEKQHIEKAIANALESRKAWANMAWEQRAAIFLKAAELIAGPYRARINAATMIGQSKNIHQAEIDASCELIDFLRYNVEFMTQIYNDQPKSDSTVWNRLEYRPLEGFVYAITPFNFTAIAANLPASAAMMGNVVVWKPSDSQVFSTKIILDVFKEAGVPDGVINVVFGDALMITDTVLASRDFAGVHFTGSTHVFKDIWAKIGANIHHYKTYPRIVGETGGKDFIIAHPSANVKQVVTGITRGAFEFQGQKCSAASRAYIPQSLWPAVKEQLIADVKSMKMGSPEDFGNFITAVIHEGSFDKLASYIDQAKKDADAEIIVGGNYDKSVGYFIEPTVIVTTNPKYTTMETELFGPVITIYVYEDAKWEETLELVDTTSEYALTGAVFSQDRYAIEVATTKLQNAAGNFYINDKPTGAVVGMQPFGGARASGTNDKAGSALNLLRWASPRTIKETFVTPEDYRYPFLG, encoded by the coding sequence ATGCTAAAAGGATTCTTTCATGTACCAAAAGCGGTAAACGAGCCAGTAAAAAGCTACGCACCAAATTCACCAGAAAAAGCAGCAGTTCAGGCAGCTTACACTACAATGTGGAACTCTCAAGTTGATGTTCCTTTACATATTGGAAGTGAAGAAATCAGAACTGGAAACACAAGAAACATTACAGCTCCTCATGATCACAAACATGTTGTTGGTAAATACCATTTAGCTGAAAAACAACATATCGAAAAAGCAATTGCTAATGCACTTGAATCAAGAAAAGCATGGGCAAATATGGCATGGGAACAACGTGCAGCAATTTTCTTAAAAGCAGCAGAACTTATCGCCGGACCATACAGAGCACGCATTAACGCTGCAACTATGATTGGTCAGTCTAAAAATATTCATCAGGCAGAAATCGATGCTTCTTGCGAATTAATCGACTTTTTACGTTACAATGTTGAGTTTATGACTCAAATTTATAACGATCAGCCAAAATCTGATTCTACTGTCTGGAATCGTCTTGAATACAGACCTCTTGAAGGTTTTGTATATGCAATTACACCATTTAACTTTACCGCTATCGCTGCAAACCTTCCTGCAAGTGCTGCTATGATGGGTAACGTTGTAGTTTGGAAACCAAGTGACAGCCAGGTATTCTCTACTAAAATTATTTTGGACGTTTTCAAAGAAGCGGGAGTTCCTGACGGAGTTATCAACGTAGTTTTTGGTGACGCCTTAATGATTACAGATACAGTTTTAGCAAGCCGTGATTTTGCCGGAGTTCACTTTACAGGATCAACTCATGTATTTAAAGATATCTGGGCTAAAATTGGAGCAAATATTCACCATTATAAAACTTACCCAAGAATCGTTGGTGAAACCGGAGGTAAAGATTTTATCATTGCTCACCCAAGCGCAAACGTAAAACAAGTTGTAACAGGAATTACTCGTGGTGCTTTTGAATTCCAGGGGCAAAAATGTTCTGCAGCTTCAAGAGCTTATATTCCTCAAAGTTTATGGCCAGCTGTAAAAGAACAATTAATTGCTGATGTAAAATCTATGAAAATGGGTTCTCCGGAAGATTTCGGAAACTTTATTACAGCAGTTATTCATGAAGGTTCTTTTGATAAATTAGCAAGTTATATCGACCAGGCTAAAAAAGATGCTGATGCAGAAATTATTGTTGGTGGTAATTACGATAAATCAGTTGGATACTTTATTGAGCCAACAGTTATTGTAACTACAAACCCTAAATATACTACAATGGAAACCGAATTATTCGGACCAGTAATTACTATTTACGTTTATGAAGATGCTAAATGGGAAGAAACTTTAGAATTAGTTGATACTACTTCTGAGTATGCTTTGACAGGAGCTGTATTTAGCCAGGATCGTTATGCTATTGAAGTAGCAACTACGAAATTGCAAAATGCTGCTGGTAACTTCTACATTAACGACAAACCAACTGGTGCTGTTGTAGGAATGCAGCCTTTTGGCGGAGCAAGAGCTTCAGGAACTAACGATAAAGCAGGTTCTGCATTAAACTTATTACGTTGGGCTTCTCCTAGAACTATTAAAGAAACTTTTGTAACTCCGGAAGATTACAGATACCCGTTCTTAGGTTAA